The Nocardia sp. BMG51109 nucleotide sequence CGTTACGAGTCCATCGACGAGATGAAGCATGCGGAGATCCTCACCGACCGCATCCTCTTCCTCGAGGGGCTGCCCAACTACCAGCGGCTCAACCCGCTGCGGATCGGCCAGTCCGTGCCCGAGCAGTTGCGGGCCGACCTGCAGATCGAGATGGAGGCGGCGACCCGGCTGCGCGGCGGCATCGAGCTGATGCGCTCCCGCGGCGACGTGACCTCGGCCCGCATCTTCGAAACCATTCTGGAGGACGAGGAGCAGCACGTCGACTATCTCGAGACCGAACTCGAGCTGCTCGACAGGCTCGGCGAGCCGCTGTACCTCCAGCGCTTCACGGACACCCCAGAGGGAGACTGACCGTTCCCGGTGCCGCGGCGGCGGGAACGGGGGCCACCAGCAGGCCGGCGATCAACGAAAAAGACCGCCGCGGAGACCTTGATCATGATTCGATTCCTTCGAGTCACTGGATCATCTCTCCGCGGCCAGGTCCTCGAGCGCCCGGACCGCAGCCTGGAATTTTTCCTCGGAACCGTACCGGCCCATGCCGCATTCGGTGGAGATTCCGAACGGATGCCCGAGGATCCGCGCTGCGGCACCGGCTCGTCGCCGCGCCCCGGCCAGGCCGTCCTGATGGTGTGCCAGCCCGAGATACAGATCCGTGCCCGGATCGAAGTCGAGCCCGGCCAGGGGGCGGTAGTGCTCCGGCGACTGCCATTCGACAGGCACCGACATGTGCACGAAATCTATTCTCCGGCGCAGGTTTCCGGTCAGGCCGCTCCAGATCTCGGCCAGGCCGGTGGCGTCCGGTGCGCTCGGGTGCCGGAACGTCTCCGAATTGCCGTAGCACAGGTGGTATCCGAGTTCGACGTCATCCGGAATCCAGTCGCCCAGCGCCACCATCGACTCGAGCAGCGTCTCCCTGTTGGTCAGCGGGTTCGGGATCATTCCCTCCCAGCTGACGACCTCGACGGGAACATCCCACTGAATCGCGAGCTCGGAGTGCGGCAGCGTATCGAGGATCTCCTGCACCGAGGCTCGCGTCTGTGCCGCATAGGCGGGCAGGGCCTGTGCCTGCGACTCGGCGGCGACGAATATGGCGACCGGGGTGAGCGGACTCGGTATCGGAAACAGAAACTTTGCCTCGGAGGGCAATACGCCGTCCTGCCGGGCCTGCCGGAAAGCGGCGAACGACGCCTCGGCCGCATTCGCGTAACCGAACCGCTCGAAGTGAACGTCCGCTGCCGTGAATCCCGCACGCAGGCGTACACAGGTCAGCGGAATCAGCTGCCCCGGCGCGGGTGCCGCGGGTTCGAACGCCGGATTGCCGGTGAAATAGCGTTTCTGGGTAAGGATGAAACCCGCACGAGGGCCGGTTTCGTCCGGCACCCGGCTGACCCGTGACCCGAATTCGCTCCCTATCCAGCGGAACGCCTCCTGCGTCCGCTCGAACGGCAGGCTGCCGCACAGGTGCACTCCGGGGGAACTCCGCTGATCATCAGGCACAACGGTCACCCTTCGATACCCACGCTCCCGAAGTTCCCCCTGCGGGCGGCCGGTCACCCGGCCCGATCTCGCCGCGCCGAGGTTCCCCACCACCGAGCAGCGTCCGGAAGCGGCACATGCCAGGAAGATCGGTTCGCATAATCGACAGCACGCTAGCAGAATCGCGGCTCGTAGTCGCCGTCCCGGTGCGACGACGGCAGACGTTCCGGGGGCCTCGTCCGCTCGGCGTCACGGTCCCGGTGCCACGGTCTTTGCCATCCACGCCGCCATGCCGGGCGAGGGGGACTGTCGGGTTCCGGGGTGGATCGGCGGAGGTGGCGGTGCGGATGGTCCGCGCAACCCGGTGCGGTGCAACCCACGGCCGCAACCGGATACGCTCCGGCGACGGCTGTTCGCCCCGGCCTCCTCGCGGCTGTGGAGGCCGTCGACTGCCGAGCCCGGCCGTCGGGGATCGATGACCCCCGGTCGGCGGGGCGTGCACACCCCGGATGCGGCGGTCAGCGTGGACGGGCGAGGTAGCGGGCCCGAAGTTCGCGCTTGAGGAGCTTGCCGGTGGCGTTGCGCGGCAGCGGGCTCATATCGAACAGGACCTCGGCGGGGATCTTGTAGTCGGGAAGGGTGCGGCGGGCCAGGTCGCGGATCCGGTCGGCATCGAGGGTCCGGCCGTCGGCGAGGGTGACCGCGACGACGAGGCGTTCCCCGAGCCGCGGATCGGGCACGCCGAACGCCGCGACCTCGGTGAACTCGTCACCGGTCAGCAGCGCGGCCTCGACCTCGGCGCAGGGGATGTTCTCGCCGGACGAGATGACGATGTCCTTGCTGCGGTCCACCACGTAGACCAGGCCGTGCTCGTCGAGGTAGCCCAGATCGCCGGTCCGCAGCCAGGGGAGGTGATCGGTGCTCGTGGCGCCGCCGGCGTCGAGGTAGCCGGCCATGACCAGGCCGCCGCGCAGTTCGAGTTCGCCGACGGTGCCCGCCGGCGCCTCGCGCCCGCCGGCGTCGGTGACGCGGACGTCCATCGTCGGGCTCATCGGGCCCAGGGTGTCGGGGAACGCGGCGAGCAGGGCGCCGCCGGCGGTGCAGACGCTGCCCGCGGTCTCGGTCATGCCCCAGCCCGCGCTGCGCTGGGCGTTCGGCACCGTGGCGGCGATCCGGCCGACGAGGTTCGGCGGGGTGGCCTGGCCGCCGGGCGTCACGTTCAGCAGGGAGGCCAGTTGTTCCTGTGCGCCAGGGAGTTTCAGGAGTTCGTCGACGGCCGTCGGCGGGCCGACCATCAGGGTGAGCCGATGCTCGCGGACCAGGTGGGCCGCCGCGGCCGGATCCCAGCGCGTCATCGTCGCGACGTGGCCGCCGGTATTCATCGTCGTGAGCAGCCCGGCCAGGCCGGACACGTGGAAGAGCGGGAAGATCAGCAAGGCGGCCATCGGCGGCACGGCCGGGCGGAGGTCGTCGACCGGAATGTCGTACCGGCGCGCGGCGATTCGCAGATTGCATTCGGCGACGAATCTCATATTGAGCACGACGTTGCCGAGATTGCGGTGGGTCAGCTGGACGCCCCTCGCTCGCCCGGAGGTTCCCGAGGTGAACAGGATCGCGGCGACCGCATCGCTCGGCACCGCGCCGGCCGGACCGTCGCGGTCCGCGGCGGCGATCAGCGCGTCGATCGCGGGCACGGCCGGATCGCCGTCCTGTGTGGAGACCAGCGCCGCGCCGTGGTCCACCGACCGCAGGATCTCGAGGCGCGCGGGATCGGCGAGGACGACCGCGCTGCGGACATCGGTGACCGCCTCGGCGATCTCGGCCGCGCTGGACCGGCTGTTGTACAGCACCGCGACCGCGCCGAGCCGGGCGGCGGCGAACAGCGCCACGAGGTACGACGGCCGATTGGCCATCATGATCCCGACCCGGTCGCCGGGCCCGATGCCGTAGCGCCGGTGCAGGGCGCCGGCGAGCCGCCGGGCGCGCGCGAAAACCTCGCGGTACGTGAGGGTTTCGGCACCGGCGGTGAGGGTGTTATCGGCGAACCGGGTCTCGGACTCCGCGACGACGTCGTAGAAGGTGGCGGCGACGTGCCGGAAGGTGCGCACCCGGTGGCCGCCGATCTCGACCTCCGTCGTCTCGAACGGTGCGCCCTCGGCGGTGAGTTCGCGCTCGATCTCCCGGAAGACGCCGACGATCGAGGTGTCTTGCGCTGTGTGGTCCGACATGCCTGCTCCTGGACCGGTGGATGGTTCGCGTGGCCGCGCGCCGGTTACCCCTAAAAATAGAACAAGTTGCAGATCTGTGGACGATTGTCCGTACATTTGTCCACAAAATCGGGCGGACGGCGCTACGCTGCGGGTGTGGTGGTGACGGAACGAATGCGCATCCGCGGCCGGGAGTTCGAGGTGGACGTGCGCGCGGGCACCGGTGCCGCGGGAGCGGTTCTGCTGCACGGGTTTCCACAGAGTTCGGCGTCCTGGGACGTGGTGGGCGACGCGCTCGCCGCCCGTGGAGTCTCCTCGTGGGCGCCGAATCAGCGCGGCTATTCGCCGGGCGCCCGGCCGGAGCGGGTGGCGGACTACCGCCTGGACGAACTCGTCGCCGACGTGATCGCGCTGTGCGACGCACTGCCCTTCGACGCCGTGCACCTGGTCGGCCACGATTGGGGCGCGATCGTCGCCTGGGCGACGGCGGCCCGCCACCCGGAGCGGGTGGCGTCGCTGACGGCGGTGTCGGTGCCGCATCCGGCGGCCTTCGCCCGGGCGCGGGCCGAGGATCCGGTGCAGCGGGAGAAGTCCGGCTATATCGAGTACCTCGTGCAGCCCGGCTCCGAGGACCTGCTGGCCGCCGACGGTGCGGCCGCCCTGCGGCTGGGGTTCGGTGACGTCGTCGCGCCCGAGATCGCCGATCGCCACCTCGCGCCCCTGCTGGAACCGGGCGCGATGAAAGCCGCGCTGAACTGGTACCGCGCCATCGGCGAGGACTGGGCGCGGGTGCCGCCGGTGGCCGTCGCGTCGACCCTGGTGTGGGGTGCGGGCGATATCGCCGTCGCCCGCAGCGGGGTCGACCTGTGCGCGGAGTTCGTGCACGCCGATCTCACGGTGGTGGCGCTGGAGGACAAGGGCCACTGGCTGCCCGAGGAGGCCCCGGACGAACTCACCGCGGCGATCCTCGCGCGAACGGGTATCGCCGGACCGTCCCCGGGTTCGTAGTGCGGCGCTCGCTGTGGAGTGTTCGGCGGATCGGAATTCATTGTGGGAGAAAGCGGCTCCCAGGCGCCGGGGCCGTCGCGCCGTGCTCCGAAGTGAAGGAGTGGGCGCAGGTGGCGCACGCCGCCGGAGGAGCCGATTCACTCGGGCCCGCCCGGGCACCATTCGGTCGACCGACTACTATGATTCGTGCTGTTCAGGTCGGATCGCCGGCCCGGACGCGGTATACCTCCCTGGTACGGATCCCGACATACGAGGAGACGCTGGCGTGTCGGACGGCCCACCCGACCTGCGTACCGACGTGCCGCACCCGGCTCGGATGTACGACTATTTCCTCGGCGGCAAGGACTTCTACGAGGCGGACCGCCTCGCCGCCGAGCAGGCGCTGCGGGACTTTCCGTCGGTCCGGTTGACCGCTCGCACCAACCGCGAGTTCATGCACCGCGCCACGCATTACCTTGCCGAGCAGGGTATTCGGCAGTATCTCGACATCGGCACCGGAATCCCGACCGCGCCGAACCTCCATCAGGTCGCCCAGCAGCAGGCCCCCGAATCACGGGTCGTGTACGTCGACAACGACCCGCTGGTGCTCGCGCACGCACGGGCGCTGCTGCGGAGTTCGGACGAGGGCCGCACCGCCTACGTGCAGGCCGACGCCGCGGAGCCGGAGACGATCCTGTCGGCGCCGGAGCTGACGGAGACGCTGGATCTCGGCCGGCCGGTGGCGGTGTCGCTGATGGCCCTGGTGCACTTCGTGCCCGGCGACGTCTACGAGATGGTGGACACCCTGATGGCGCCGCTGGCGCCCGGGTCGTATCTCGCGATGTCCCATGTCACAATGGAATTCGACGACGGTCCCGAGGATCCGGACGGCATGGCCCGGCTGTTGCAGGTGTACGTGGATCGCGGAATACCCGTGCACCCCCGCCCCCGGGCCGAGGTCGCGCGGTTCTTCGACGGGCTGGAACTCGTGCCTCCCGGCATCGAGGTGATCCACCGCTGGCACAACGAGGGCATCGACCACCCGCCCAGCCACGACAAGCGGGTATCGCTGTACGGCGGCGTGGGGAAGAAGGTCTGAATACGCCGACGACCGCGTTCGCCGGGAGCGTCACCACCAGGCCGCGGTGCTCGACGAACACGTCGTAGAGCTGTCCGGCGGCCTACCCCGACGCCCTGGATTCCACCGCGAAGATCGGATCGTGGCCCAGCAGCAGCGCCGGCGCGACGGCGACGACGATCATGATGACCGCGCCGAACAGCGGCAGGCTCGCCAGGCCGAGCGCGCAGCCGACCAGCGTGCCGGTCAGCGCGTCGGTCTCGGACGAGATCGGGGCCAGGCCGACATAGGAAGCACGAAACTCCCACGCCCCGCACCATGCGCAGCATGGTCAGCAGGATCGGGGTGCTGCGGCCTGCGGTTCACGGGTGGCTTTCCCTGTGTTCGCTGAGCCACCTATCGATTTCGGCAGCGGCATGGTCGGTCTCGTCGGTCAGTATGGTGAGGTGGTTGGCGGGTACGGGGATTGTCGTGGTGTTCGGGCGGCGGGTCCATCTGTTTCTGCCGTGCTGAGGAAAATTGATTGTCTCGTCTATTCGGTGGTGGCCGGCGTGCAGGAGTAGTCCGGGGATGTCGAGTGGGCGCGGTTTGAAGGTGGAGAATATCCGGCGGTAGTTCGACATGGCGGTGATCGACGTATCGGTGACCATGTCCTCGTGGGCCGTGATCGCCCGGTGGATCAGGGTGCGTAGGAGCGAGTTGTCGAGGTCCGGTGGGCCGTAGGTGTCGATGAGGACGAGGCCCGCCGGTGGGCGGCGCCGGGCGAGCAGTTCGGCGGCCACGGCGTGGGCGACCCAGCCGCCCGTCGAGTATCCGAGGAGAATCAGCGGCCTGTCCGGCAGTTCTCGCCGGATCTCCGCGAGGTGTCCCGAGACCAGCGCCGCCAGGGTTCCGGGGAGTTTTTCCTGTGGTAGATAGCCCGGCTGGGCCAGTGCGAACAGGTTGCGGTGGGGGAGGCTCTTCGCCAGCGCCGAATATTCGAGTGGACCGGAATGCGGGAGCAGAGACGGGAAACAGACGATCGCGGGACCATCGCCGCGCGGCGACAATTGGGCACCGTTGCGGCCGGGCGGCAGTTCGGCACGGTCGCGGGTCGGCGGCAGTTCGGCACGGTCGCGGGTCGGCGGCAATTCAGCACCGTCGCGGCCGGGCGATAATTGCAGGAGCTTGGTCCAGTGGTATTCGTCGGTTTGTTCCAGTTGAGTACGCAGCAGTGCCGCCGCGTCGACGGTCTGCAAGCCCTGCTCGGCGAGGCCGTTCTCGAGGGCGCGGCGGAGCAGCGACACGAGCCCGGTCGGCGACTCGTCGTCGGTCGCCGGACCATCCGCGGTGAGCCGGGTGAGGATGTAGTCGGCTATCTGCTCAACCGTGGCGACGGAACTCATGAGGAGGCCGGTGGGGATGGCGACTCCCGTCACGCCGGTCAGCTCGCCGCGCAGCTCGGTGCCCTTGACGGAGGTCAGGCCCTGCTCGATCAGTGACGCGTCGATGCCGACGTCCGCGCCGTCGCCGCGGCCGAGGGCGAGGCCGGCGGTCCGCCGGACCAGGTCGACGACGAACGCCCGGCGGTCGGACGGCGCCAGCTCCGCCATGCGCCGCACGGCCGGCGGAGCGGAGTCGGTCGCCGGATCGCCTGCCGGACCACCGTCGGCGCGGGCGGCGACCGTCGCGGGCGCGGCCCGGCGGTACCGGCGGCGGTGGAAAGCATAGGTGGGCAACGGTATTCGCCGCCCCGGCTGGAGCGCCTCCCAATCGAGCCGGTGGCCGCGGTTGTGCAGCCGCGCCAGCACCGCCGCGAAGGCGACGCTGTCATCGCGGTCGCGGTTCAGGGTGGCCACCGCCGCCGACGCCGCGCTCGCGCCG carries:
- the bfr gene encoding bacterioferritin translates to MEGDQEIIGLLNEQLTAELTAINQYFLHAKMQENWGFTKLAKHTRYESIDEMKHAEILTDRILFLEGLPNYQRLNPLRIGQSVPEQLRADLQIEMEAATRLRGGIELMRSRGDVTSARIFETILEDEEQHVDYLETELELLDRLGEPLYLQRFTDTPEGD
- a CDS encoding class I adenylate-forming enzyme family protein, with translation MSDHTAQDTSIVGVFREIERELTAEGAPFETTEVEIGGHRVRTFRHVAATFYDVVAESETRFADNTLTAGAETLTYREVFARARRLAGALHRRYGIGPGDRVGIMMANRPSYLVALFAAARLGAVAVLYNSRSSAAEIAEAVTDVRSAVVLADPARLEILRSVDHGAALVSTQDGDPAVPAIDALIAAADRDGPAGAVPSDAVAAILFTSGTSGRARGVQLTHRNLGNVVLNMRFVAECNLRIAARRYDIPVDDLRPAVPPMAALLIFPLFHVSGLAGLLTTMNTGGHVATMTRWDPAAAAHLVREHRLTLMVGPPTAVDELLKLPGAQEQLASLLNVTPGGQATPPNLVGRIAATVPNAQRSAGWGMTETAGSVCTAGGALLAAFPDTLGPMSPTMDVRVTDAGGREAPAGTVGELELRGGLVMAGYLDAGGATSTDHLPWLRTGDLGYLDEHGLVYVVDRSKDIVISSGENIPCAEVEAALLTGDEFTEVAAFGVPDPRLGERLVVAVTLADGRTLDADRIRDLARRTLPDYKIPAEVLFDMSPLPRNATGKLLKRELRARYLARPR
- a CDS encoding alpha/beta fold hydrolase: MVVTERMRIRGREFEVDVRAGTGAAGAVLLHGFPQSSASWDVVGDALAARGVSSWAPNQRGYSPGARPERVADYRLDELVADVIALCDALPFDAVHLVGHDWGAIVAWATAARHPERVASLTAVSVPHPAAFARARAEDPVQREKSGYIEYLVQPGSEDLLAADGAAALRLGFGDVVAPEIADRHLAPLLEPGAMKAALNWYRAIGEDWARVPPVAVASTLVWGAGDIAVARSGVDLCAEFVHADLTVVALEDKGHWLPEEAPDELTAAILARTGIAGPSPGS
- a CDS encoding SAM-dependent methyltransferase; this translates as MSDGPPDLRTDVPHPARMYDYFLGGKDFYEADRLAAEQALRDFPSVRLTARTNREFMHRATHYLAEQGIRQYLDIGTGIPTAPNLHQVAQQQAPESRVVYVDNDPLVLAHARALLRSSDEGRTAYVQADAAEPETILSAPELTETLDLGRPVAVSLMALVHFVPGDVYEMVDTLMAPLAPGSYLAMSHVTMEFDDGPEDPDGMARLLQVYVDRGIPVHPRPRAEVARFFDGLELVPPGIEVIHRWHNEGIDHPPSHDKRVSLYGGVGKKV